One window of the Conexibacter sp. SYSU D00693 genome contains the following:
- a CDS encoding thioredoxin domain-containing protein, with protein MPNALAHETSPYLLQHAGNPVDWLPWGEEALRRAREEDRPLLVSIGYSSCHWCHVMERESFEDPEVAALMNARFVCVKVDREERPDVDALHMDAVQAMRGGGGWPLNVFVTPERIPFYGGTYFPPTPAEGMPSWTQVLEAVAKAWDEQREEIRTQGARMQDRLAATSRLLPSSQPVGADAVEEARRALGTLADRDWGGFGGAPKFPPSSVLHWLLERGDEELAVPTLHAMRTGGIHDQVGGGFARYATDRTWTVPHFEKMLYDNALLLRAYVMGFQRTGDARLARTADELVGWLEREMRQPDGGWASALDADSEGVEGRFYVWRAAELREALGPQDAEAAVAWLGVTEGGNFVDPHHPAAGLNVLTGRGPEPPAEQRERIRCALLAARGQRTRPGLDDKRITSWNALTVGALAHGGAVLGRPAWLDAARAGAEFLLSCLRDAGGGVHRTFNRGQARLDGVLEDHAFLVEALLDLYEATFETRWFAAARGLADVLLDRFHDPVAGGFFMTAEGATDLVVRRRDLEDHPIPSGSSSAALGLLRLAALTGDRAFRDPAVSHLRLVHELAGQHPQAFAHTLRAIAFHTGPAREVALAGDPEGVAALAAVVREQPRPALVLAGPPGDGIALMAQRGPVGGQAAAYVCEGFSCRAPVTSADELRAALV; from the coding sequence ATGCCCAACGCGCTGGCGCACGAGACCTCCCCGTACCTCCTCCAGCACGCCGGCAACCCGGTCGACTGGCTGCCGTGGGGCGAGGAGGCGCTGCGCCGCGCGCGCGAGGAGGACCGGCCGCTGCTGGTCTCCATCGGCTACTCCTCGTGCCACTGGTGCCACGTCATGGAGCGCGAGTCCTTCGAGGACCCGGAGGTCGCGGCGCTCATGAACGCGCGCTTCGTGTGCGTGAAGGTCGACCGCGAGGAGCGCCCCGACGTCGACGCGCTGCACATGGACGCCGTGCAGGCGATGCGCGGCGGCGGCGGCTGGCCGCTGAACGTCTTCGTGACGCCCGAGCGCATCCCGTTCTACGGCGGCACGTACTTCCCACCCACGCCGGCCGAGGGGATGCCGTCCTGGACGCAGGTGCTCGAGGCCGTCGCCAAGGCCTGGGACGAGCAGCGCGAGGAGATCCGGACGCAGGGCGCCCGCATGCAGGACCGCCTCGCGGCCACGTCGCGCCTGCTGCCGAGCTCGCAGCCGGTCGGCGCGGACGCGGTCGAGGAGGCGCGCAGGGCCCTCGGGACGCTGGCCGACCGCGACTGGGGCGGCTTCGGCGGAGCGCCGAAGTTCCCGCCGTCCAGCGTGCTGCACTGGCTGCTCGAGCGCGGGGACGAGGAGCTCGCGGTGCCGACGCTGCACGCCATGCGCACCGGCGGGATCCACGACCAGGTCGGCGGGGGCTTCGCGCGCTACGCGACCGACCGCACGTGGACGGTCCCGCACTTCGAGAAGATGCTCTACGACAACGCGCTGCTGCTGCGCGCGTACGTCATGGGCTTCCAGCGCACCGGCGACGCGCGGCTCGCGCGCACCGCTGACGAGCTCGTCGGCTGGCTCGAGCGCGAGATGCGCCAGCCCGACGGCGGCTGGGCCAGCGCCCTGGACGCCGACAGCGAGGGCGTCGAGGGGCGGTTCTACGTCTGGCGCGCGGCGGAGCTGCGCGAGGCCCTCGGTCCGCAGGACGCCGAGGCGGCCGTCGCCTGGCTCGGCGTGACGGAGGGCGGGAACTTCGTCGACCCCCACCACCCGGCGGCCGGCCTGAACGTCCTCACCGGGCGCGGCCCCGAGCCCCCGGCCGAGCAGCGCGAGCGCATCCGCTGCGCCCTGCTGGCCGCCCGCGGGCAGCGCACCCGCCCAGGGCTCGACGACAAGCGCATCACGTCCTGGAACGCGCTCACCGTGGGCGCCCTGGCCCACGGCGGTGCGGTCCTCGGCCGTCCGGCGTGGCTCGACGCCGCCCGCGCGGGCGCCGAGTTCCTCCTGTCCTGCCTGCGCGACGCCGGTGGCGGCGTGCACCGCACGTTCAACCGCGGACAGGCCCGGCTCGACGGCGTGCTCGAGGACCACGCCTTCCTCGTCGAGGCGCTGCTCGACCTCTACGAGGCGACGTTCGAGACCCGCTGGTTCGCGGCCGCCCGCGGCCTGGCCGACGTCCTGCTCGACCGCTTCCACGACCCCGTCGCCGGCGGCTTCTTCATGACCGCCGAGGGCGCGACGGACCTCGTCGTGCGCCGTCGCGACCTCGAGGACCACCCGATCCCGTCGGGCTCCTCGAGCGCCGCGCTGGGCCTCCTGCGGCTCGCCGCGCTGACCGGCGACCGCGCCTTCCGCGACCCGGCGGTCTCGCACCTGCGCCTGGTCCACGAGCTCGCCGGCCAGCACCCGCAGGCCTTCGCCCACACGCTGCGGGCGATCGCCTTCCACACCGGCCCGGCCCGTGAGGTGGCGCTGGCCGGCGACCCGGAGGGCGTGGCGGCGCTCGCCGCCGTCGTGCGCGAACAGCCCCGCCCGGCGCTCGTCCTCGCCGGCCCGCCGGGGGACGGGATCGCGCTCATGGCGCAGCGCGGGCCGGTCGGCGGTCAGGCCGCCGCGTACGTCTGCGAGGGCTTCAGCTGCCGCGCGCCGGTGACCTCCGCGGACGAGCTGCGCGCCGCGCTGGTCTAG
- a CDS encoding glutamine synthetase family protein, whose translation MSEQPRTPQDVKAMVEESGIRFIRLWFTDILGQLKSFSINASELDDAFEGGMGFDGSSITGFNAIEESDMVAMPDPSTFAVIPWRPEDQGVGRMFCDVQTPERTPYEGDPRHVLRRALQRAEAMGFDTFNVGPELEYFLFKDNKGTEVLDEGGYFDLTTLDAGSDVRRETVIALEQLGIHVEYSHHEVGPSQHEVDMRYAPALKMADDCMTYRITVKEYAMKYGWHATFMPKPLFGENGSGMHTHMSLFKDGRNAFFDADDPYFLSPIGKAFIAGQLKHAREISSIFAQWVNSYKRLVPGYEAPVYVAWSRRNRSALVRVPLYHPGKEQATRMELRCPDPACNPYLTFAALLQAGLEGIEKGYELPEPMEKNLYHLAPDDRRRLGIEQLPETLGEAIELTAESELVLRTLGEHMFNRYVEIKRQEWEDYRVQVTSWELERYLPVL comes from the coding sequence ATGAGCGAGCAGCCGCGCACGCCGCAGGACGTCAAGGCGATGGTGGAGGAGTCCGGGATCCGGTTCATCCGCCTGTGGTTCACCGACATCCTCGGCCAGCTCAAGTCCTTCTCGATCAACGCGTCGGAGCTCGACGACGCGTTCGAGGGCGGCATGGGCTTCGACGGCTCCTCGATCACCGGCTTCAACGCCATCGAGGAGTCCGACATGGTCGCCATGCCGGACCCGTCGACGTTCGCGGTGATCCCCTGGCGCCCGGAGGACCAGGGCGTCGGGCGCATGTTCTGCGACGTCCAGACCCCGGAGCGCACGCCCTACGAGGGCGACCCGCGCCACGTCCTGCGTCGCGCGCTGCAGCGCGCCGAGGCGATGGGGTTCGACACGTTCAACGTCGGCCCCGAGCTCGAGTACTTCCTCTTCAAGGACAACAAGGGCACCGAGGTGCTCGACGAGGGCGGCTACTTCGACCTCACGACGCTCGACGCCGGCTCCGACGTGCGCCGCGAGACCGTCATCGCGCTCGAGCAGCTCGGCATCCACGTCGAGTACTCCCACCACGAGGTCGGTCCCTCGCAGCACGAGGTCGACATGCGCTACGCGCCCGCCCTGAAGATGGCCGACGACTGCATGACGTACCGCATCACGGTCAAGGAGTACGCGATGAAGTACGGCTGGCACGCGACGTTCATGCCCAAGCCGCTCTTCGGCGAGAACGGCTCCGGCATGCACACGCACATGTCGCTGTTCAAGGACGGCCGCAACGCCTTCTTCGACGCCGACGACCCGTACTTCCTGAGCCCCATCGGCAAGGCGTTCATCGCCGGCCAGCTCAAGCACGCCCGCGAGATCTCGTCGATCTTCGCCCAGTGGGTGAACTCCTACAAGCGCCTCGTGCCGGGCTACGAGGCGCCGGTGTACGTCGCGTGGTCGCGGCGCAACCGCTCGGCGCTCGTGCGCGTGCCGCTCTACCACCCCGGCAAGGAGCAGGCGACGCGGATGGAGCTGCGCTGCCCGGACCCGGCGTGCAACCCGTACCTCACGTTCGCGGCGCTCCTGCAGGCCGGCCTGGAGGGCATCGAGAAGGGCTACGAGCTGCCCGAGCCGATGGAGAAGAACCTCTACCACCTGGCCCCGGACGACCGGCGCCGGCTGGGGATCGAGCAGCTGCCCGAGACCCTCGGCGAGGCCATCGAGCTCACCGCGGAGTCCGAGCTGGTCCTGCGCACGCTCGGCGAGCACATGTTCAACCGCTACGTCGAGATCAAGCGCCAGGAGTGGGAGGACTACCGCGTGCAGGTCACGTCGTGGGAGCTCGAGCGCTACCTGCCGGTCCTCTAG
- a CDS encoding MMPL family transporter, with product MLERFLALPAGRRSKWAVLGFWLVAVIAIMATDLPSKYADAEKNESTSFLPGDAESTKALEVTKRLQGGELAPTVVVFQRDGGLRPADREAIARDTAQLNARAFRGTTRFGEPTLSRDGSTALISNTIRSDGESDTLLDPVDHYREVLRTEDRDDGLQVKVTGPSGVSADAIKVFEDINGTLILAAGLLVFVLLILIYRSPIFWFFPLFSVIVAELVSRGGGYGLTELGVTVNGQTSSIASILVLGAGTDYALLLVARYREELRRHEDKHEAMALALRTAGPAVIASALTVAIALLALVLAKVNGTAGMGPVGAFSIVVALLVQLTFLPALLVAVGRRPFWPFVPRLGDEGVDETHGVWRRVGERVAARPRRVWLGTVALLALCAVGLLNFSSGLTQGNSFRDSVESIEGQELVAAAFPAGQSAPLDVVVRDPGRAQAVGAAVAQVDGVADVRPTGQQGAEGVLLAAALDVDPYSTEAFDLVPKVREAAAAAAPGTLVGGSSAVEADVRDASERDTLLLIPITLVVVFLILLVLLRAVTATLLLMGTVVLSFAAALGIGSIVFDVVFGFPGADPSIPLFAFIFLVALGVDYNIFLMARVREETAKHGTRDGMLRGLAVTGGVITSAGIVLAGTFSVLAALPLVFLTEIGFVIAFGVLLDTFLVRSVLVPALVLDVGPKVWWPSRLAREEAVRGPATDPPHGTVAG from the coding sequence ATGCTCGAACGGTTCCTCGCCCTGCCCGCCGGACGCCGCTCGAAGTGGGCCGTCCTCGGCTTCTGGCTCGTCGCGGTCATCGCGATCATGGCCACCGACCTGCCGTCGAAGTACGCCGACGCGGAGAAGAACGAGTCGACGTCGTTCCTCCCGGGCGACGCCGAGTCGACGAAGGCGCTCGAGGTCACCAAGCGCCTGCAGGGCGGCGAGCTGGCGCCGACGGTCGTCGTCTTCCAGCGCGACGGCGGCCTGCGGCCCGCCGACCGCGAGGCCATCGCCCGCGACACCGCGCAGCTCAACGCGCGCGCCTTCCGCGGCACCACGAGGTTCGGCGAGCCGACGCTGAGCCGGGACGGCAGCACCGCGCTCATCTCGAACACGATCCGCAGCGACGGCGAGTCCGACACCCTCCTGGACCCCGTCGACCACTACCGCGAGGTCCTGCGCACCGAGGACCGCGACGACGGCCTGCAGGTGAAGGTCACCGGCCCGTCGGGCGTCTCGGCGGACGCCATCAAGGTCTTCGAGGACATCAACGGCACGCTGATCCTCGCCGCGGGCCTGCTCGTCTTCGTGCTGCTGATCCTCATCTACCGCAGCCCGATCTTCTGGTTCTTCCCGCTGTTCAGCGTCATCGTGGCCGAGCTCGTCTCGCGCGGCGGCGGCTACGGGCTCACCGAGCTCGGCGTGACCGTCAACGGCCAGACGTCGTCGATCGCGTCGATCCTCGTGCTGGGCGCCGGGACGGACTACGCGCTGCTGCTCGTGGCCCGCTACCGCGAGGAGCTGCGACGCCACGAGGACAAGCACGAGGCGATGGCGCTCGCGCTGCGCACCGCCGGACCGGCGGTCATCGCGAGCGCCCTGACCGTCGCCATCGCGCTGCTCGCGCTCGTCCTGGCCAAGGTCAACGGGACCGCCGGCATGGGCCCCGTCGGCGCGTTCTCCATCGTCGTCGCGCTGCTCGTGCAGCTCACCTTCCTGCCCGCGCTCCTCGTCGCGGTCGGGCGCCGGCCGTTCTGGCCGTTCGTGCCGCGGCTGGGCGACGAGGGCGTCGACGAGACCCATGGCGTGTGGCGGCGCGTCGGCGAGCGCGTCGCGGCGCGCCCGCGGCGCGTCTGGCTCGGGACCGTGGCGCTGCTGGCGCTGTGCGCCGTCGGCCTGCTCAACTTCTCCAGCGGCCTCACGCAGGGCAACTCGTTCCGCGACTCGGTCGAGTCCATCGAGGGCCAGGAGCTGGTCGCGGCGGCGTTCCCGGCGGGCCAGAGCGCGCCGCTGGACGTCGTGGTGCGCGACCCGGGGCGGGCGCAGGCGGTCGGTGCGGCGGTCGCGCAGGTCGACGGCGTCGCCGACGTGCGGCCCACCGGCCAGCAGGGCGCCGAGGGCGTGCTGCTCGCCGCGGCACTCGACGTCGACCCCTACTCGACCGAGGCCTTCGACCTCGTGCCGAAGGTGCGCGAGGCGGCCGCCGCCGCGGCGCCGGGGACGCTGGTGGGCGGCTCGTCGGCGGTCGAGGCCGACGTGCGCGACGCGAGCGAGCGCGACACGCTCCTGCTCATCCCGATCACGCTCGTCGTCGTGTTCCTGATCCTGCTCGTGCTGCTGCGGGCGGTGACGGCGACGCTGCTGCTGATGGGCACGGTCGTCCTGAGCTTCGCCGCCGCGCTCGGCATCGGCTCGATCGTCTTCGACGTCGTCTTCGGCTTCCCGGGGGCCGACCCGTCGATCCCGCTGTTCGCCTTCATCTTCCTCGTGGCGCTGGGGGTCGACTACAACATCTTCCTCATGGCGCGCGTGCGTGAGGAGACCGCCAAGCACGGCACGCGCGACGGGATGCTGCGCGGCCTGGCGGTCACCGGCGGTGTCATCACCTCCGCGGGCATCGTCCTGGCGGGCACGTTCAGCGTCCTGGCGGCGCTGCCCCTCGTCTTCCTCACGGAGATCGGCTTCGTCATCGCGTTCGGCGTGCTGCTGGACACCTTCCTGGTGCGCTCCGTGCTGGTGCCGGCGCTCGTGCTCGACGTCGGACCGAAGGTCTGGTGGCCGTCGCGGCTGGCCCGTGAGGAAGCTGTGAGAGGTCCGGCAACCGACCCTCCTCATGGGACCGTCGCCGGATAG
- a CDS encoding aldo/keto reductase → MSATAAASGTFDIGGDLTVHRLGYGAMRITGEGIWGPPADHDRAVAVLKRLPELGVDFVDTADSYGPFVSEDLIAEALRPYDGVTVATKAGLTRTGPQQWHPVGRPEYLRQCCEMSLRRLGVDQLDLWQLHRIDSQVPREEQFGVLKELRDEGKVRHVGLSEVSVEEVEAARKVVPIATVQNLYNLSNRQSEDVLHHCEEHDIGFIPWFPLAAGKLAEPGGPVAEVAERHGATTGQVALAWLLAKSSVMLPIPGTGSVEHLEENVAAAELQLGDDEVRQLDAAGD, encoded by the coding sequence ATGAGCGCCACCGCCGCCGCCTCCGGGACCTTCGACATCGGCGGGGACCTCACGGTCCACCGCCTGGGCTACGGGGCGATGCGCATCACCGGCGAGGGCATCTGGGGCCCGCCCGCCGACCACGATCGCGCCGTCGCCGTGCTCAAGCGCCTGCCCGAGCTCGGCGTCGACTTCGTCGACACCGCCGACTCCTACGGCCCCTTCGTCTCCGAGGACCTGATCGCCGAGGCGCTCAGGCCCTACGACGGCGTCACGGTCGCCACGAAGGCCGGCCTCACCCGCACCGGCCCGCAGCAGTGGCACCCGGTCGGCCGTCCCGAGTACCTGCGCCAGTGCTGCGAGATGTCGCTGCGCCGGCTCGGCGTCGACCAGCTCGACCTCTGGCAGCTGCACCGCATCGACTCGCAGGTCCCGCGCGAGGAGCAGTTCGGCGTGCTCAAGGAGCTGCGCGACGAGGGCAAGGTCCGCCACGTCGGGCTCTCCGAGGTGAGCGTCGAGGAGGTCGAGGCCGCGCGGAAGGTCGTCCCGATCGCCACGGTCCAGAACCTCTACAACCTCTCCAACCGCCAGTCCGAGGACGTGCTGCACCACTGCGAGGAGCACGACATCGGCTTCATCCCGTGGTTCCCGCTCGCCGCCGGCAAGCTCGCCGAGCCCGGCGGCCCCGTGGCCGAGGTGGCCGAGCGCCACGGCGCGACGACCGGGCAGGTCGCCCTCGCGTGGCTGCTGGCCAAGAGCTCGGTGATGCTGCCGATCCCGGGGACCGGGTCGGTCGAGCACCTCGAGGAGAACGTCGCCGCCGCCGAGCTCCAGCTCGGCGACGACGAGGTCCGTCAGCTCGACGCCGCGGGCGACTAG